In Numida meleagris isolate 19003 breed g44 Domestic line chromosome 18, NumMel1.0, whole genome shotgun sequence, one DNA window encodes the following:
- the MDH2 gene encoding malate dehydrogenase, mitochondrial produces the protein MRGAVEVVGVTAAAMLSRLARPAAVLRRGLATSAQNNAKVAVLGASGGIGQPLSLLLKNSPLVSRLTLYDIAHTPGVAADLSHIETRANVKGFLGPEQLPECLKGCDVVVIPAGVPRKPGMTRDDLFNTNASIVATLTTACAKHCPEAMICIISNPVNSTIPITSEVFKKHGVYNPNRIFGVTTLDIVRANTFVAELKGLDPARVSVPVIGGHAGKTIIPLISQCTPKVDFPQDQLEKLTGRIQEAGTEVVKAKAGAGSATLSMAYAGARFVFSLVDAMNGKEGVIECSFVRSEETESPYFSTPLLLGKNGIEKNLGIGKITPFEEKMVSEAMAELKASIKKGEDFAKNFK, from the exons ATGCGCGGCGCAGTGGAGGTCGTTGGAGTCACAGCCGCCGCCATGCTGTCCCGCCTCGCCCGTCCCGCCGCTGTGCTGCGCCGCGGCCTGGCCACCAGCGCCCAG aacaATGCCAAGGTGGCGGTGCTGGGAGCATCGGGAGGGATCGGGCagcctctctcccttctcctgaAGAACAGCCCGCTGGTGAGCAGGCTCACCCTCTATGATATTGCACACACTCCTGGTGTTGCAGCTGACCTCAGTCACATCGAGACAAGAGCGAATGTTAAAG GCTTCCTGGGACCTGAGCAGCTGCCAGAATGTTTGAAGGGCTGTGATGTTGTAGTTATTCCTGCAGGAGTCCCTAGGAAACCAG GTATGACCCGTGACGACCTGTTCAACACCAATGCTAGCATTGTTGCTACTTTAACAACTGCCTGTGCAAAGCACTGTCCAGAAGCCATGATCTGTATTATTTCTAACCCG GTAAATTCAACCATACCCATAACTTCAGAAGTTTTCAAGAAGCATGGTGTGTATAATCCGAACAGAATCTTTGGTGTAACAACACTGGACATCGTCAGAGCGAATACTTTTGTGGCTGAGCTAAAG GGTTTAGATCCAGCTCGAGTAAGCGTTCCAGTTATTGGTGGCCATGCAGGGAAGACCATCATCCCCCTGATCTCCCAG TGCACACCAAAAGTGGACTTCCCTCAGGATCAGCTGGAAAAGCTGACTGGGAGAATCCAAGAAGCTGGCACTGAAGTTGTCAAAGCTAAAGCAGGAGCAG GGTCTGCCACCTTGTCTATGGCCTATGCCGGTGCTCGGTTTGTGTTCTCTCTGGTGGATGCCATGAATGGAAAGGAAGGGGTTATTGAATGTTCCTTTGTTCGCTCAGAAGAGACGGAGAGCCCGTACTTCtctacccctctgctgctggga AAAAATGGAATTGAGAAGAACCTAGGTATTGGCAAGATCACCCCCTTTGAAGAGAAGATGGTTTCTGAGGCCATGGCTGAGCTGAAGGCTTCTATTAAGAAAGGAGAGGATTTTGCGAAGAACTTCAAGTGA
- the STYXL1 gene encoding serine/threonine/tyrosine-interacting-like protein 1 isoform X1 has translation MAGVLLCEPTELYNVLNQHRRFPRLAEPNYLSLLDARTLREYNESHIIMARRIEQSPTGEYVVPDSEELACVRYCVVYDCETSSLDFCDYEEEEKEKGTHGSDGSSETEHAESSSSCSQNTEEGTAARHARSLQQFTRHPVLVLRGGYRRFSACYHFLRTQKILWMPQELDSFQPYPVEILPGKLYMGNFKQACDQQIQKDLKIKAQVNISEQPAPLLAEEGKYLHISVPDSLEADLFSSFSAISHFIAVFQKSVSFLHTQLDLGAVLVFSSLGISRSSTVTMAYLMHSFQFSLKKAWDHVLKCKTNMRPHRGFVKQLSDWETQLYGTTVTDVSEPNY, from the exons ATGGCTGGGGTGTTGCTCTGCGAGCCCACCGAGCTCTATAACGTCCTCAACCAGCACCGCCGCTTCCCCAGGCTGGCCGAGCCCAACTACCTCAGTCTGCTGG atgccCGTACTCTTCGTGAGTACAACGAGAGCCACATTATTATGGCACGCAGGATTGAACAG agtcCTACAGGGGAGTACGTGGTGCCAGATTCAGAGGAACTGGCGTGTGTCAGATACTGCGTGGTGTATGACTGCGAGACCAGCTCTTTGGACTTCTGTGACtatgaggaagaggaaaaagagaaaggtaCACATG GGAGTGATGGTTCTTCAGAGACTGAACATGCTGAGTCAAGTTCCTCATGTTCACAGA ATACTGAGGAAGGAACTGCTGCCCGACATGCCAGAAGCTTACAGCAGTTCACCCGCCATCCGGTGCTTGTCCTGAGGGGAGGATACAGACGTTTTTCAGCTTGCTATCATTTTCTGAGGACTCAGAAGATATTGTGGATGCCTCAG GAACTCGACAGCTTCCAGCCATACCCTGTAGAAATACTGCCTGGAAAGTTATACATGGGCAATTTCAAGCAGGCCTGTGACCAACAAATtcagaaagatttgaaaatcAAAGCCCAAGTCAACATTTCTGAACAGCCTGCACCACT GTTGGCAGAAGAAGGCAAATACCTCCATATATCTGTTCCAGATTCACTTGAAGcagatcttttttcttccttttctgccatttctcatttcattg cagtatTTCAGAAGTCAGTCTCTTTCTTAC ACACCCAGCTGGATCTCGGAGCAGTGCTGGTGTTCTCTAGCCTGGGGATAAGCCGGAGCAGCACAGTTACCATGGCCTATCTTATGCATTCCTTCCAGTTTTCCCTGAAG aaagcttgGGACCACgttctgaaatgcaaaacaaacatgaGACCGCACCGGGGCTTCGTGAAACAGCTTTCAGACTGGGAGACCCAGCTCTACGGGACCACGGTCACCGACGTCTCCGAACCCAATTACTGA
- the STYXL1 gene encoding serine/threonine/tyrosine-interacting-like protein 1 isoform X5 has protein sequence MAGVLLCEPTELYNVLNQHRRFPRLAEPNYLSLLDARTLREYNESHIIMARRIEQSPTGEYVVPDSEELACVRYCVVYDCETSSLDFCDYEEEEKEKGTHGSDGSSETEHAESSSSCSQNTEEGTAARHARSLQQFTRHPVLVLRGGYRRFSACYHFLRTQKILWMPQELDSFQPYPVEILPGKLYMGNFKQACDQQIQKDLKIKAQVNISEQPAPLLAEEGKYLHISVPDSLEADLFSSFSAISHFIESLGPRSEMQNKHETAPGLRETAFRLGDPALRDHGHRRLRTQLLSTENGSREGCCFVCPTASPGGRV, from the exons ATGGCTGGGGTGTTGCTCTGCGAGCCCACCGAGCTCTATAACGTCCTCAACCAGCACCGCCGCTTCCCCAGGCTGGCCGAGCCCAACTACCTCAGTCTGCTGG atgccCGTACTCTTCGTGAGTACAACGAGAGCCACATTATTATGGCACGCAGGATTGAACAG agtcCTACAGGGGAGTACGTGGTGCCAGATTCAGAGGAACTGGCGTGTGTCAGATACTGCGTGGTGTATGACTGCGAGACCAGCTCTTTGGACTTCTGTGACtatgaggaagaggaaaaagagaaaggtaCACATG GGAGTGATGGTTCTTCAGAGACTGAACATGCTGAGTCAAGTTCCTCATGTTCACAGA ATACTGAGGAAGGAACTGCTGCCCGACATGCCAGAAGCTTACAGCAGTTCACCCGCCATCCGGTGCTTGTCCTGAGGGGAGGATACAGACGTTTTTCAGCTTGCTATCATTTTCTGAGGACTCAGAAGATATTGTGGATGCCTCAG GAACTCGACAGCTTCCAGCCATACCCTGTAGAAATACTGCCTGGAAAGTTATACATGGGCAATTTCAAGCAGGCCTGTGACCAACAAATtcagaaagatttgaaaatcAAAGCCCAAGTCAACATTTCTGAACAGCCTGCACCACT GTTGGCAGAAGAAGGCAAATACCTCCATATATCTGTTCCAGATTCACTTGAAGcagatcttttttcttccttttctgccatttctcatttcattg aaagcttgGGACCACgttctgaaatgcaaaacaaacatgaGACCGCACCGGGGCTTCGTGAAACAGCTTTCAGACTGGGAGACCCAGCTCTACGGGACCACGGTCACCGACGTCTCCGAACCCAATTACTGAGCACAGAGaatggcagcagggaaggatgCTGCTTTGTGTGCCCCACGGCCTCACCTGGAGGTAGGGTGTGA
- the STYXL1 gene encoding serine/threonine/tyrosine-interacting-like protein 1 isoform X3 — protein MAGVLLCEPTELYNVLNQHRRFPRLAEPNYLSLLDARTLREYNESHIIMARRIEQSPTGEYVVPDSEELACVRYCVVYDCETSSLDFCDYEEEEKEKGTHGSDGSSETEHAESSSSCSQNTEEGTAARHARSLQQFTRHPVLVLRGGYRRFSACYHFLRTQKILWMPQELDSFQPYPVEILPGKLYMGNFKQACDQQIQKDLKIKAQVNISEQPAPLLAEEGKYLHISVPDSLEADLFSSFSAISHFIDTQLDLGAVLVFSSLGISRSSTVTMAYLMHSFQFSLKKAWDHVLKCKTNMRPHRGFVKQLSDWETQLYGTTVTDVSEPNY, from the exons ATGGCTGGGGTGTTGCTCTGCGAGCCCACCGAGCTCTATAACGTCCTCAACCAGCACCGCCGCTTCCCCAGGCTGGCCGAGCCCAACTACCTCAGTCTGCTGG atgccCGTACTCTTCGTGAGTACAACGAGAGCCACATTATTATGGCACGCAGGATTGAACAG agtcCTACAGGGGAGTACGTGGTGCCAGATTCAGAGGAACTGGCGTGTGTCAGATACTGCGTGGTGTATGACTGCGAGACCAGCTCTTTGGACTTCTGTGACtatgaggaagaggaaaaagagaaaggtaCACATG GGAGTGATGGTTCTTCAGAGACTGAACATGCTGAGTCAAGTTCCTCATGTTCACAGA ATACTGAGGAAGGAACTGCTGCCCGACATGCCAGAAGCTTACAGCAGTTCACCCGCCATCCGGTGCTTGTCCTGAGGGGAGGATACAGACGTTTTTCAGCTTGCTATCATTTTCTGAGGACTCAGAAGATATTGTGGATGCCTCAG GAACTCGACAGCTTCCAGCCATACCCTGTAGAAATACTGCCTGGAAAGTTATACATGGGCAATTTCAAGCAGGCCTGTGACCAACAAATtcagaaagatttgaaaatcAAAGCCCAAGTCAACATTTCTGAACAGCCTGCACCACT GTTGGCAGAAGAAGGCAAATACCTCCATATATCTGTTCCAGATTCACTTGAAGcagatcttttttcttccttttctgccatttctcatttcattg ACACCCAGCTGGATCTCGGAGCAGTGCTGGTGTTCTCTAGCCTGGGGATAAGCCGGAGCAGCACAGTTACCATGGCCTATCTTATGCATTCCTTCCAGTTTTCCCTGAAG aaagcttgGGACCACgttctgaaatgcaaaacaaacatgaGACCGCACCGGGGCTTCGTGAAACAGCTTTCAGACTGGGAGACCCAGCTCTACGGGACCACGGTCACCGACGTCTCCGAACCCAATTACTGA
- the STYXL1 gene encoding serine/threonine/tyrosine-interacting-like protein 1 isoform X2: MAGVLLCEPTELYNVLNQHRRFPRLAEPNYLSLLDARTLREYNESHIIMARRIEQSPTGEYVVPDSEELACVRYCVVYDCETSSLDFCDYEEEEKEKGSDGSSETEHAESSSSCSQNTEEGTAARHARSLQQFTRHPVLVLRGGYRRFSACYHFLRTQKILWMPQELDSFQPYPVEILPGKLYMGNFKQACDQQIQKDLKIKAQVNISEQPAPLLAEEGKYLHISVPDSLEADLFSSFSAISHFIAVFQKSVSFLHTQLDLGAVLVFSSLGISRSSTVTMAYLMHSFQFSLKKAWDHVLKCKTNMRPHRGFVKQLSDWETQLYGTTVTDVSEPNY; this comes from the exons ATGGCTGGGGTGTTGCTCTGCGAGCCCACCGAGCTCTATAACGTCCTCAACCAGCACCGCCGCTTCCCCAGGCTGGCCGAGCCCAACTACCTCAGTCTGCTGG atgccCGTACTCTTCGTGAGTACAACGAGAGCCACATTATTATGGCACGCAGGATTGAACAG agtcCTACAGGGGAGTACGTGGTGCCAGATTCAGAGGAACTGGCGTGTGTCAGATACTGCGTGGTGTATGACTGCGAGACCAGCTCTTTGGACTTCTGTGACtatgaggaagaggaaaaagagaaag GGAGTGATGGTTCTTCAGAGACTGAACATGCTGAGTCAAGTTCCTCATGTTCACAGA ATACTGAGGAAGGAACTGCTGCCCGACATGCCAGAAGCTTACAGCAGTTCACCCGCCATCCGGTGCTTGTCCTGAGGGGAGGATACAGACGTTTTTCAGCTTGCTATCATTTTCTGAGGACTCAGAAGATATTGTGGATGCCTCAG GAACTCGACAGCTTCCAGCCATACCCTGTAGAAATACTGCCTGGAAAGTTATACATGGGCAATTTCAAGCAGGCCTGTGACCAACAAATtcagaaagatttgaaaatcAAAGCCCAAGTCAACATTTCTGAACAGCCTGCACCACT GTTGGCAGAAGAAGGCAAATACCTCCATATATCTGTTCCAGATTCACTTGAAGcagatcttttttcttccttttctgccatttctcatttcattg cagtatTTCAGAAGTCAGTCTCTTTCTTAC ACACCCAGCTGGATCTCGGAGCAGTGCTGGTGTTCTCTAGCCTGGGGATAAGCCGGAGCAGCACAGTTACCATGGCCTATCTTATGCATTCCTTCCAGTTTTCCCTGAAG aaagcttgGGACCACgttctgaaatgcaaaacaaacatgaGACCGCACCGGGGCTTCGTGAAACAGCTTTCAGACTGGGAGACCCAGCTCTACGGGACCACGGTCACCGACGTCTCCGAACCCAATTACTGA
- the STYXL1 gene encoding serine/threonine/tyrosine-interacting-like protein 1 isoform X4, with product MAGVLLCEPTELYNVLNQHRRFPRLAEPNYLSLLDARTLREYNESHIIMARRIEQSPTGEYVVPDSEELACVRYCVVYDCETSSLDFCDYEEEEKEKGSDGSSETEHAESSSSCSQNTEEGTAARHARSLQQFTRHPVLVLRGGYRRFSACYHFLRTQKILWMPQELDSFQPYPVEILPGKLYMGNFKQACDQQIQKDLKIKAQVNISEQPAPLLAEEGKYLHISVPDSLEADLFSSFSAISHFIDTQLDLGAVLVFSSLGISRSSTVTMAYLMHSFQFSLKKAWDHVLKCKTNMRPHRGFVKQLSDWETQLYGTTVTDVSEPNY from the exons ATGGCTGGGGTGTTGCTCTGCGAGCCCACCGAGCTCTATAACGTCCTCAACCAGCACCGCCGCTTCCCCAGGCTGGCCGAGCCCAACTACCTCAGTCTGCTGG atgccCGTACTCTTCGTGAGTACAACGAGAGCCACATTATTATGGCACGCAGGATTGAACAG agtcCTACAGGGGAGTACGTGGTGCCAGATTCAGAGGAACTGGCGTGTGTCAGATACTGCGTGGTGTATGACTGCGAGACCAGCTCTTTGGACTTCTGTGACtatgaggaagaggaaaaagagaaag GGAGTGATGGTTCTTCAGAGACTGAACATGCTGAGTCAAGTTCCTCATGTTCACAGA ATACTGAGGAAGGAACTGCTGCCCGACATGCCAGAAGCTTACAGCAGTTCACCCGCCATCCGGTGCTTGTCCTGAGGGGAGGATACAGACGTTTTTCAGCTTGCTATCATTTTCTGAGGACTCAGAAGATATTGTGGATGCCTCAG GAACTCGACAGCTTCCAGCCATACCCTGTAGAAATACTGCCTGGAAAGTTATACATGGGCAATTTCAAGCAGGCCTGTGACCAACAAATtcagaaagatttgaaaatcAAAGCCCAAGTCAACATTTCTGAACAGCCTGCACCACT GTTGGCAGAAGAAGGCAAATACCTCCATATATCTGTTCCAGATTCACTTGAAGcagatcttttttcttccttttctgccatttctcatttcattg ACACCCAGCTGGATCTCGGAGCAGTGCTGGTGTTCTCTAGCCTGGGGATAAGCCGGAGCAGCACAGTTACCATGGCCTATCTTATGCATTCCTTCCAGTTTTCCCTGAAG aaagcttgGGACCACgttctgaaatgcaaaacaaacatgaGACCGCACCGGGGCTTCGTGAAACAGCTTTCAGACTGGGAGACCCAGCTCTACGGGACCACGGTCACCGACGTCTCCGAACCCAATTACTGA